The nucleotide window ACCGCTACTTCCTGGAAAGCTCGCTGTACGCCGACCACAAGGTCGAGGAAACCGTGCGCAAACTGGTCGCCTCCGGCCACACCTACGAAGAAGGCGGCGCGCTGTGGCTGAAGTCCACCGACTTCGGCGACGACAAGGACCGCGTGATGCGCAAGTCCGACGGCACCTACACCTACTTCGTGCCGGACGTGGCCTATCACCTGTCCAAGTGGCAGCGCGGCTACGAGCGCGCCATCACCGAGCTGGGCGCCGACCACCACGGCTCGCTGGCCCGCGTGAAGGCCGGCCTGCAGGCGCTGGGCGAGGGCATCCCGCCGGGCTATCCCGAATACGTGCTGCACCAGATGGTCACGGTGATGCGCGGTGGCGAGGAAGTGAAGCTGTCCAAGCGTGCAGGCAGCTACTTCACCCTGCGCGACCTGATCGAAGAAACCAGCGCCGACGCCACGCGCTGGTTCCTGATCGCGCGCAAGCCCGATTCGCAACTGACCTTCGACATCGACCTGGCCCGCCAGCAGAGCAACGACAACCCGGTGTTCTACGTGCAGTACGCGCACGCCCGCGTCTGCAGCCTGCTGCGGCAGGCCGGCGAGAAGGGGTACGCCTACGACCAGGCCAACGGCCTGGCCAACCTGGCGCGACTGGACGACGACACCTCGCTGCAGCTGATGGTGGAGCTGTCGCGCTATCCGGAAGTGGTGGAGGCCGCCGGCGATGCGCTGGAGCCGCACCTCGTGGCGCAATACCTGCGCGAGTTGGCCTATGCTTTCCACACCTGGTACGCCGGCACGCCGGTGCTGATCGACGATGCGGCCGCGCGCGACGCGCGCCTGGCCCTGGCCCTGGCGGTCCGCCAGGCGCTGGCCAACGGACTGGACCTGTTGGGCGTCAGCGCGCCCGAGAAGATGTAAGCGGAGAAGCAGTACATGGCAGCAAGACGCGGCAAGAACCAGGCCACCCGCAATTCCGGCCACGCCACCCCCGCCTGGGTATGGCTGGTGCTGGGCCTGTTGATCGGCCTGGCGGTGTATTTCATCGTGCCGGGCCTGGGCAAGAAGGACGGCGACAGCTTCTTCCGCCCGCAACCCAACCCGGACGCGCAGCCCGCGCCGATCGACAGCGCCGACGTGGAAGCGGTGGTGCCCGAGGCGCCCGCCGGCGACGCGCCGGCCACCGCCGCGACGCCCGACGAGGCCGGCACGAAGGAAACGCAGTACGACTTCTACACCCTGCTGCCCGGCAAGGAAGTGCAGATGTCCGATGCGGAACTCGCCGCCAGCGCACGCGAGGAAGAAGCCCGCAAGGCACGCGCCGCGCTGAGCGGCCAGTCGACGGCCGTCGTGCCGACGCCTGCCGGCAACGACGCCGCACAGCCTGCGCCGATCGACGAGACGCCGACGCCCCGCGCGACCGCGGAAACGCCGCGCGCCTCCGACACCGCTCCGGCGCCCAAGCCCGCCACCACGGTGGCCGGTACCGACAGCGGTGCGCGCTACATCCTGCAGGCCGGCGCCTTCGGCGCATCCGGCGATGCCGAGGCCACCAAGGCCAAGATCGCCATGCTGGGCCTGAGCGCCCGCGTGGAATCGGCGCAGATCAACGGCAAGACCGTCTACCGCGTCCGCATGGGGCCTTACGGCACCGCCAGCGAACTGGCCGAAGCCAAGCAGAAGCTCGCCAGCGGCGGCCTGCCCGCGATGGCGGTGAAGGCGCAGTGAGCCGCCTTCGGCCCTGGCAGCGCATGGTGCTTGCCACGGTGATGGTGCTCGCCGCGCTGCTGCTCGCGTCCTGGACCGCGTCGCGGTTCCTGCCGCCCGCCTGGCAACAGATGGTGCCCACACCACTGGGCTACCTCGCCCCGGTCAGCTATCTGGTCACCACCGCCTGCATGGCGCTTGGCGGGGCCATCGCCGGGCGGCGTTTCCTGGTGGTCGCACTGGGCCTGACGTTCGCCCTGTGGATCGCCACCTTCGTGCTGTTGGCCAACATCGCGCTGCCGGCTGCCGATGGCGGCCACCCGCTGGCGGCCATCTTGCGCATGAATGCCGCCAGCGCCGTGCTGTCGCTCGCCGCGGCGGCGCTGGGCACCCACCTGGGTACCCGCTGGCAGGCGCTGCGCGCGACCGCCTGACCCGACCCTCTTCTCTCCTGCCGCAGGATCGCCCATGACCCGCACCGCCCTCATCACCGGCGCCACTTCAGGCTTCGGTGCCGCTGCCGTCCGCCGCTTCGTGGCCGCCGGGTGGCGTGTCATCGCCACCGGACGCCGCGCCGATCGCCTGCAGGCGCTGGTGGACGAACTGGGCGCAGACACGGTGCATGCCGCCGCGTTCGACATCCGCGACGAAGCGGCCCTGGACGCCGCGCTCGCTGCGTTGCCCATCGCCTTCCGCGACATCGACCTGCTGGTCAACAACGCCGGACTGGCGCTGGGCACGGCGCCGGCGCAGCAGGCGTCGCTGGAGGACTGGCGCACGATGATCCAGACCAACGTACTGGCCCTGGTCACGGTCACCCGCCGGCTGCTGCCCCAGCTGGTGGAGCGAAAGGGCGCCATCATCAACATCGGTTCGATCGCCGGCAGCTACCCGTACCCGGGCGGCAACACCTACGGCGGCACCAAGGCCTTCGTCCGCCAGTTCTCGCTGGGCCTGCGCAGCGACCTGCACGGCACCGGCGTGCGGGTGACCGACATCGAGCCCGGCATGGCCGAGACCGAGTTCACCCTGGTGCGAACGCATGGCGACCAGGCCGCGTCGGACAAGCTGTACGCCGGGGCGCAGCCGATGACGGCCGAGGACATCGCCGAACAGATCTTCTACGTCGCCACCCTGCCGCCGCACCTCAACATCAACCGGCTGGAAATCATGCCGGTGACGCAATCCTTCGCCGGCTTCCAGGTCGCGCGCGATGCGTAGAGCGGAGCTTGCTCCGCTGCTCTCCGGACGCTTCCCGTGATGCCGGTTCCTCGCGGGTCGAGCAGGCTCGACTCCACGAGGTCCGGGGCACGTACCCTCAACCCAGCGGTTCGTCCGACAGGTAGGTGTAACCGGTGAGGCCGGCTTCCAGTGCCGCGGACAGCGCCGTGGACTCCTCGGCGGACAGCTTGGCTTCTTCCACGCGGGCGCGATACACCGCACGCAGGTCGTCCAGCCTGTAGCCCACGTAGTCGAGCATCACGTCGGTGGTGTCGCCGCGGCGCTGCTGGGTGATCCGGTAGCCGGTGCCGGCGTCGGCGCTGACTTCCACCGCATCGGTATCGCCGAACAGGTTGTGGATGTCGCCGAGGATTTCCTGGTACGCGCCCACCAGGAAGATGCCCAGGCGATAGCTTTCGCCGGGCTTCAAGGCATGCAGCGGCAGCGAGGAATCCAGGCCCTCGTTCTCCACATAGGTCTTCACCATGCCGTCGGAGTCGCAGGTCATGTCCGCGATGATGCCGCGCCGCGCCGGCGCCTCGTCCAGGCGCTCGATCGGCACGATGGGAAACACCTGGTCGATCGCCCACACGTCGGGAATCGACTCGAACACGCTGAAGTTGACGAAGTACTTGTCGACCAGGCGCTCGTTGAGTTCATCCAGCAGGTCGCGGTGGCTGCGCTCGTCGCTGCTCAGGCGCGCGCGCACGGCATGGGCGATGGCGTAGAACAGGTCGTCGATGCGCGCACGGTGGACCAGATCGATCTGGCCCAGCGCATACAGCGACAGCCCTTCGCTGTGGTGGTGCTGGGCCTCGTGGAACAGCTCCACGGCCGGCCGCGTATCCAGCTCGCCGTGGATCTCGCGCAGGTGGCGGATCACCGCCGGTTCGTCGTCGTGCGCCGGCGGCACGCGGCCTTCCGGCGCCTGCTCGACTTCGGACACGTTGACCACCAGCACGGCGTGGTGGGCGGTCATCGCGCGGCCACATTCGGTAACGATGCGCGGCGGTGCCAGGCCGTGCTGCTCGCAGGCTTCGGCCAGCGGCTGCACGATGTTGCTGGCGTACTGGCCGATGCCGTAGTTGATGGAGCAGTAACTGCGCGAACGCGTGCCTTCGTAGTCGATGCCCAGACCGCCGCCGACGTCGACATGGCTGATGCTGGCGCCCAGCTTCGACAGCTCGATGAAATAGCGCGTCGCCTCGCGCATGCCGTTGGCGATGTCGCGCACGTTGCTGATCTGCGAGCCCATGTGGAAATGCAGCAGGTTCAGCGTGTCCTGCAGGCCCACCTCGCGCAGCTGCTTCCACAGGTCCAGCACCTGGCGCGGAGACAGGCCGAACTTGGCCTTGTCGCCCCCGCTGTTCTGCCACTTGCCCGCGCCCAGCGTGGCCAGGCGCATGCGCACGCCAAGACCGGGCTTCACGCCCAGCGCGCGCGACTCCTCGATCACCAGCGCCAGCTCGGACGGCTTCTCGATGACGATGAAGGTCTGCAGGCCCAGCTTGCGGCCGATCAGCGCCAGGCGGATGTATTCGCGGTCCTTGTAACCGTTGCAGACGATCAGCCCGCCCGGGCGCGACAGCGCCAGCACGGCCATCAGCTCCGGCTTGCTGCCGGCCTCCAGGCCGAAGCCCTCGCCCGCGTGCGCAGCCAGCGTGCCGGCGACGCCGCGGTGCTGGTTGACCTTGATCGGGTAGACGGCGGTGTAACCGCCCCTGTAGTCCCAGTCGGCCTGCGCCTGCGCGAACGCGGCCTGCAGCCTGCCCAGGCGATCGCCCAGGATGTCCGGGAAGCGCACCAGCAGCGGCAGCTGGGCGCCCTGCGCGCGGGCCGCGTCCACCACCTCCGGCAGCGGGATCGCCGGGCCCTGCGCGCCCTTGGGCGACACCACGATGCGGCCGGCAGCGTCCACGTCGAAATACCCTTCTGCCCAGTGCGGGACGGAGTAGGTCTTGCGGGCGTGGTCGGTGGACCAGGGCATGGCGGTTTTCCAGGGCAGGCGAGCGGACGCGCATTCTACAGGCTGCGGTCACACGGGTCCGTTACAATGCGCGCCCGCGCCGAAGCTCCTTGCCCGCCGGAGAGGGAATGGAGGGCGGGGATCCGGCGCAAGCCGCATCGCGCGGACACCCCCGCGCACATCGCACCCGGCGCTGCGCGCCACCTTCTTCCCAGGGGAGAAGGAACACCACCCGCCTCAAGGACTTGCCATGACCGCCAACGACACCTGGTTCATCGAACACTTCTCGCACACCGGCTCGGCCATCGGCTTCCGTACGACCGGCAAGCTGGACGAGGTGCAGTCGCCGTTCCAGAAGATCGAGATCTACGACAGCACCGACTGGGGCAAGCTGATGGTGATCGACGGCGCGATGATGTTGACCACGCGCGACAACTTCTTCTACCACGAGATGATCAGCCATCCGGTGCTGTTCACCCATCCGGCGCCGAAGCGCGTGGTGATCATCGGCGGCGGCGACTGCGGCACGCTGCGCGAGGTACTGAAGCATCCGGGCGTGGAGAAGGCCACGCAGTGCGACATCGACGAACAGGTCACGCGCATGGCCGAGAAGTACTTCCCCGAGCTGTGCGAGTCCAACGGCGATCCGCGCGCCGAGCTGCTGTTCGACGACGGCGTGGCCTACATGGCCAACTGCGAGCCGGGCAGCGTGGACGTGGTCATCGTCGACTCTACCGATCCGGTGGGCCCGGCCGAGGGCCTGTTCAACAAGGCGTTCTTCGAGAGCTGCTACCGCGCGCTCAAGCCCGACGGCCTGCTGGTGCAGCAGTCCGAATCGCCGCTGGCGCTGCTGGACCTGATCAAGGACATGCGCGCCGAGATGGGCAAGGCCGGCTTCCAGTCGTTCAAGACGCTGCCCTTCCCGCAGCCGTGCTACCCGACCGGCTGGTGGAGCGTGACCCTCGCCAGCAAGCAGGCCGGCTTCGATTTCGCCTTCCGCCAGGCGGATGCGGCGGCCAAGCCGTTCGACACGCTGTACTACACCGCGCACCTGCACACGGGCGTGCTGGTGGCGCCGCCGTTCGTGGCGAAGGCGCTGGGGGAGTAAGCGACCTGCCGCCCGAGAAAAAAGCCCCGCGATGCGGGGCTTTTCTTTGACCTCTACGGCTTCAGTCCGCGGTGAACGTCAGCCAGCGAGGCACTTGGTAGTGGCGCGCCTGCGCGAGCAGGCAGGCCGCCATGATCAGACCGAACAGCGCTCCTGCGCTCAGCGATGTGGCAAGCACCGCGACGAAAGGCTTGCCCTGCCACGACCAGAGCGCCAGCCACATGGTCAGGCCCCAGAAAACGGCAAAGAACCCACCCATCACGAAGGCATTCACGGCGAAGCCATTCATGTGGGGTGGCGGGACCCGGACGCCCGCTTTCCACAACAACCGGAACATCGGCGGCGCATACGTGCTGCGTCGGATGCCGGACCTCTCCAGCCAGGCAAGCGCTTTCACCAGGCGGCCGTCGAACTGGCTGGGCTGCGTCATGCCGGGACTCCGTTTTCAGAGCGCATCCGCATCCAGTTCGCCGGTCCGGATGCGCACCACCCGCTCCAGGTCGTAGACGAACACCTTGCCGTCGCCGATCTTGCCGGTGCCGGCGGCCTTCACGATGGCTTCGACCACCTGCTCGGCCTGTTCCTCGGTCACCGCCACTTCCAGCTTCACCTTGGGCAGGAAATCGACCACGTACTCGGCGCCGCGGTAGAGCTCGGTGTGGCCCTTCTGCCGGCCGAAGCCCTTCACCTCGGTGACGGTGATGCCGGCGATCCCGGCTTCGGCCAGCGCTTCGCGCACGTCGTCCAGCTTGAACGGCTTGATGATGGCCATGACCATTTTCATGCAGGATCCTCCCGTGAATGCTGGGTGCAGGATAACGCGCCGCGACGGACCGCGGTTGCGGCCATGGGGCCTGTCGCGGTTCAATGGCCGCCTCGCCGCCCGGATTTTTCCGACAGTGCTGCGCAGCGATCCCCGATGGCGCGCCTCCCCGCACGCCTCGCAAGCTCGATGCACTGCCGGAGACCAGACATGATCGACCTCAACCACATCGACGACCTCGC belongs to Pseudoxanthomonas sp. F37 and includes:
- the argS gene encoding arginine--tRNA ligase, translating into MKASLRALIAQGIDALRSAGTLPADTATPDFVVERPKTREHGDFATNAAMQLAKAARSNPRAIATALVAALPASDEVAKVEIAGPGFINFHLSPGAYQREVATALAQGSAYGRNGRGAGRTVGVEYVSANPTGPLHVGHGRAGAIGDCIARVLAANGWNAQREFYYNDAGVQIDNLAKSTQARALGKSPDSEGWPEDGYRGDYIADVAQAYLAGDSVEVEGHVVTGAKDPQDLDAIRRFAVAYLRREQNLDLAAFGVSFDRYFLESSLYADHKVEETVRKLVASGHTYEEGGALWLKSTDFGDDKDRVMRKSDGTYTYFVPDVAYHLSKWQRGYERAITELGADHHGSLARVKAGLQALGEGIPPGYPEYVLHQMVTVMRGGEEVKLSKRAGSYFTLRDLIEETSADATRWFLIARKPDSQLTFDIDLARQQSNDNPVFYVQYAHARVCSLLRQAGEKGYAYDQANGLANLARLDDDTSLQLMVELSRYPEVVEAAGDALEPHLVAQYLRELAYAFHTWYAGTPVLIDDAAARDARLALALAVRQALANGLDLLGVSAPEKM
- a CDS encoding SPOR domain-containing protein, which codes for MAARRGKNQATRNSGHATPAWVWLVLGLLIGLAVYFIVPGLGKKDGDSFFRPQPNPDAQPAPIDSADVEAVVPEAPAGDAPATAATPDEAGTKETQYDFYTLLPGKEVQMSDAELAASAREEEARKARAALSGQSTAVVPTPAGNDAAQPAPIDETPTPRATAETPRASDTAPAPKPATTVAGTDSGARYILQAGAFGASGDAEATKAKIAMLGLSARVESAQINGKTVYRVRMGPYGTASELAEAKQKLASGGLPAMAVKAQ
- a CDS encoding SDR family NAD(P)-dependent oxidoreductase, producing MTRTALITGATSGFGAAAVRRFVAAGWRVIATGRRADRLQALVDELGADTVHAAAFDIRDEAALDAALAALPIAFRDIDLLVNNAGLALGTAPAQQASLEDWRTMIQTNVLALVTVTRRLLPQLVERKGAIINIGSIAGSYPYPGGNTYGGTKAFVRQFSLGLRSDLHGTGVRVTDIEPGMAETEFTLVRTHGDQAASDKLYAGAQPMTAEDIAEQIFYVATLPPHLNINRLEIMPVTQSFAGFQVARDA
- the speA gene encoding arginine decarboxylase, which encodes MPWSTDHARKTYSVPHWAEGYFDVDAAGRIVVSPKGAQGPAIPLPEVVDAARAQGAQLPLLVRFPDILGDRLGRLQAAFAQAQADWDYRGGYTAVYPIKVNQHRGVAGTLAAHAGEGFGLEAGSKPELMAVLALSRPGGLIVCNGYKDREYIRLALIGRKLGLQTFIVIEKPSELALVIEESRALGVKPGLGVRMRLATLGAGKWQNSGGDKAKFGLSPRQVLDLWKQLREVGLQDTLNLLHFHMGSQISNVRDIANGMREATRYFIELSKLGASISHVDVGGGLGIDYEGTRSRSYCSINYGIGQYASNIVQPLAEACEQHGLAPPRIVTECGRAMTAHHAVLVVNVSEVEQAPEGRVPPAHDDEPAVIRHLREIHGELDTRPAVELFHEAQHHHSEGLSLYALGQIDLVHRARIDDLFYAIAHAVRARLSSDERSHRDLLDELNERLVDKYFVNFSVFESIPDVWAIDQVFPIVPIERLDEAPARRGIIADMTCDSDGMVKTYVENEGLDSSLPLHALKPGESYRLGIFLVGAYQEILGDIHNLFGDTDAVEVSADAGTGYRITQQRRGDTTDVMLDYVGYRLDDLRAVYRARVEEAKLSAEESTALSAALEAGLTGYTYLSDEPLG
- the speE gene encoding polyamine aminopropyltransferase, producing MTANDTWFIEHFSHTGSAIGFRTTGKLDEVQSPFQKIEIYDSTDWGKLMVIDGAMMLTTRDNFFYHEMISHPVLFTHPAPKRVVIIGGGDCGTLREVLKHPGVEKATQCDIDEQVTRMAEKYFPELCESNGDPRAELLFDDGVAYMANCEPGSVDVVIVDSTDPVGPAEGLFNKAFFESCYRALKPDGLLVQQSESPLALLDLIKDMRAEMGKAGFQSFKTLPFPQPCYPTGWWSVTLASKQAGFDFAFRQADAAAKPFDTLYYTAHLHTGVLVAPPFVAKALGE
- a CDS encoding DUF6404 family protein — encoded protein: MTQPSQFDGRLVKALAWLERSGIRRSTYAPPMFRLLWKAGVRVPPPHMNGFAVNAFVMGGFFAVFWGLTMWLALWSWQGKPFVAVLATSLSAGALFGLIMAACLLAQARHYQVPRWLTFTAD
- a CDS encoding P-II family nitrogen regulator, whose translation is MKMVMAIIKPFKLDDVREALAEAGIAGITVTEVKGFGRQKGHTELYRGAEYVVDFLPKVKLEVAVTEEQAEQVVEAIVKAAGTGKIGDGKVFVYDLERVVRIRTGELDADAL